A single Altererythrobacter sp. BO-6 DNA region contains:
- the uvrA gene encoding excinuclease ABC subunit UvrA: protein MALTTISVRGAREHNLKGIDIDLPRDALIVITGLSGSGKSSLAFDTIYAEGQRRYVESLSAYARQFLEMMQKPDVEHIDGLSPAISIEQKTTSRNPRSTVATVTEIYDYMRLLWARVGVPYSPATGEPISAQTVSQMVDRVMALPEGTRLYLLAPVVRGRKGEYRKELAEWQKAGFTRVRIDGEMYAIEDAPALDKKYKHDIEVVVDRIAVKAGLETRLADSFEQALKLADGLAYVDLADGVVPGRESEGEAGGAMKGAGIPANRIVFSEKFACPVSGFTIEEIEPRLFSFNAPQGACATCDGLGEKQLFDPQLVVPNEALTLKQGAVVPWAKSNPPSPYYMQVLASLAKAYDFDLTTPWNELEPDQRMIILHGTGGMPVPLTFKDGRKEYTVTKPFEGVIGNLNRRLLQTDSAWMREELSKYQTAQPCETCGGKRLNEKALSVKVASTDIATPVKMSVADAKAWFLGLEAQLTDTQQQIARAILKEINERLGFLDNVGLDYLNLDRTSGTLSGGESQRIRLASQIGSGLSGVLYVLDEPSIGLHQKDNDRLLETLKRLRDLGNTVIVVEHDEDAIRTADHIVDLGPGAGVHGGEVVAQGTLKQILKARGSLTADYLNGTREITVPATRRKGNGHKLTVHGARANNLKDVTASIPLGTFACITGVSGSGKSSFTIDTLHAGAARALNGARVVAGAHDRITGLEYCDKVIEIDQSPIGRTPRSNPATYTGAFTQIRDWFAGLPESQARGYKPGRFSFNVKGGRCEACQGDGLIKIEMHFLPDVYVTCEECHGKRYNRETLEVKFKGHSIADVLDMTIEDAEEFFKAVPPIRDKMHMLNEVGLGYVKVGQQATTLSGGEAQRVKLAKELSKRSTGQTLYILDEPTTGLHFEDVRKLLEVLHRLVDQGNSVVVIEHNLDVIKTADWILDLGPEGGVRGGEVVAQGTPEAVADEPRSFTGQYLASVLAKQSEAAE from the coding sequence ATGGCCCTTACCACTATTTCCGTCCGCGGAGCGCGCGAGCACAACCTCAAGGGAATCGATATTGACCTGCCGCGCGATGCGCTGATCGTGATCACGGGGCTCTCTGGTTCGGGCAAGTCGAGCCTGGCCTTCGACACGATCTATGCCGAGGGGCAGCGGCGCTATGTCGAGAGCCTTTCGGCCTATGCGCGGCAGTTCCTGGAGATGATGCAGAAGCCCGATGTCGAACATATCGACGGGCTCTCTCCTGCGATCTCGATCGAGCAGAAGACCACCAGCCGCAACCCGCGCTCGACGGTGGCGACGGTGACCGAAATCTACGACTATATGCGCCTGTTGTGGGCACGGGTGGGCGTGCCTTACAGTCCTGCGACGGGAGAGCCGATCAGCGCGCAAACCGTCAGCCAGATGGTCGACCGGGTGATGGCGCTGCCCGAAGGGACGCGGCTCTACCTGCTCGCGCCGGTGGTGCGCGGGCGCAAGGGCGAATACCGCAAGGAACTGGCCGAATGGCAGAAGGCGGGCTTCACCCGCGTGCGGATCGACGGCGAGATGTACGCGATCGAGGACGCGCCCGCGCTCGACAAGAAGTACAAGCATGACATCGAAGTGGTGGTTGACCGGATCGCGGTGAAAGCGGGCCTCGAAACGCGGCTTGCCGACAGCTTCGAGCAGGCGCTCAAGCTGGCCGATGGGCTGGCCTATGTCGATCTGGCCGATGGCGTGGTGCCCGGGCGCGAAAGCGAGGGCGAAGCGGGCGGCGCGATGAAAGGCGCCGGCATCCCCGCCAACCGCATCGTCTTCAGCGAGAAGTTCGCCTGCCCGGTCTCCGGCTTCACCATCGAGGAGATCGAGCCGCGCTTGTTCTCCTTCAATGCGCCGCAGGGCGCCTGCGCCACGTGTGACGGGCTGGGCGAGAAGCAGCTGTTCGATCCGCAGCTGGTGGTGCCGAATGAAGCGCTGACGCTGAAGCAGGGCGCGGTGGTGCCCTGGGCCAAGTCCAACCCGCCGTCGCCCTATTACATGCAGGTGCTGGCGAGCCTCGCCAAGGCTTACGACTTCGACCTGACCACGCCTTGGAACGAGCTCGAGCCGGACCAGCGGATGATCATCCTCCACGGCACGGGCGGGATGCCGGTGCCGCTCACCTTCAAGGACGGGCGCAAGGAATACACCGTCACCAAGCCGTTCGAGGGCGTGATCGGCAACCTCAACCGGCGGTTGCTGCAGACCGACAGCGCGTGGATGCGCGAGGAGCTCAGCAAATACCAGACCGCGCAGCCATGCGAGACCTGCGGCGGCAAGCGCCTCAACGAGAAGGCGCTCAGCGTGAAGGTCGCGAGCACTGACATCGCCACCCCGGTGAAGATGAGCGTGGCCGATGCCAAGGCCTGGTTCCTGGGCCTCGAGGCGCAGCTGACCGATACCCAGCAGCAGATCGCCCGCGCGATCCTGAAGGAGATCAACGAGCGGCTGGGCTTCCTCGACAATGTCGGCCTCGACTACCTCAACCTTGACCGCACCAGCGGCACGCTGAGCGGCGGTGAGAGCCAGCGCATCCGCCTCGCCAGCCAGATCGGCAGCGGCCTGTCAGGCGTGCTCTACGTGCTCGACGAGCCCAGCATCGGCCTGCACCAGAAGGATAATGACCGGCTGCTGGAAACGCTCAAGCGGCTGCGTGACCTGGGCAACACGGTGATCGTGGTCGAACACGACGAGGACGCGATCCGCACCGCCGACCATATCGTCGACCTTGGCCCCGGCGCGGGCGTGCACGGAGGCGAAGTGGTGGCGCAGGGCACGCTGAAGCAGATCCTGAAAGCCAGGGGCAGCCTCACCGCCGACTATCTCAACGGTACGCGCGAGATCACGGTGCCCGCAACCCGCCGCAAGGGCAACGGGCACAAGCTCACCGTCCACGGCGCGCGCGCCAACAACCTGAAAGACGTCACCGCCAGTATCCCCTTGGGCACCTTCGCTTGCATCACCGGCGTATCGGGCAGCGGCAAGTCCAGCTTCACCATCGATACGCTCCACGCCGGCGCGGCCCGCGCATTGAATGGCGCACGCGTGGTCGCAGGCGCGCATGACAGGATCACCGGCCTCGAATATTGCGACAAGGTGATCGAGATCGACCAGTCGCCGATCGGCCGCACGCCGCGCTCCAACCCCGCCACCTACACCGGCGCCTTCACCCAGATCCGCGACTGGTTCGCGGGCCTGCCCGAAAGCCAGGCGCGCGGCTACAAACCGGGGCGCTTCAGCTTCAACGTCAAGGGCGGCCGCTGCGAGGCGTGCCAGGGCGACGGGCTGATCAAGATCGAGATGCACTTCCTGCCCGACGTCTACGTCACCTGCGAGGAATGCCACGGCAAGCGCTACAACCGCGAAACGCTGGAGGTGAAGTTCAAGGGCCACTCGATCGCCGACGTGCTCGACATGACGATCGAGGATGCGGAGGAGTTCTTCAAGGCCGTCCCCCCCATCCGCGACAAGATGCATATGCTGAACGAGGTGGGGCTGGGCTATGTCAAGGTGGGCCAGCAGGCGACCACGCTGTCCGGCGGCGAGGCGCAGCGGGTGAAGCTGGCGAAGGAGCTCAGCAAGCGCAGCACCGGGCAGACGCTCTATATCCTCGACGAGCCGACCACGGGCCTGCATTTCGAGGATGTCCGCAAGCTCCTCGAAGTGCTCCACCGGCTGGTGGACCAGGGCAACAGCGTGGTGGTGATCGAACACAATCTGGATGTGATCAAGACGGCGGACTGGATTCTCGACCTGGGGCCGGAAGGCGGCGTGCGCGGGGGTGAGGTGGTCGCGCAGGGGACTCCGGAGGCGGTGGCGGATGAGCCGCGGTCATTTACCGGGCAGTATCTCGCCAGCGTGCTAGCGAAGCAGAGCGAAGCTGCTGAATAG
- a CDS encoding AAA family ATPase, protein MKIVAVRAQAYRTLEDFKIEFRPNYCALSGRNNAGKSTIISIIQHFLDNSEEYRYFYRRNEVSFSSDVTQWQDVDSMSIEIDVDLNRYDDSELYFFVDKFSPVKIIADDIVVSLKQTFEKGGAEILDCSIDGHRLDTQTAREIQKKFKASANLIVHNSTHDYRSVYYGGSGYAEVLETQFSADDRKRISEAQTRFQNTVKRAAKQHKEDLDKLLGRLSDKFQVELTSLSSGQASKYPLAIKLTDKRVDISLRDWGAGTQNRTRILISVLEAMRMRSVESAENRLTPVFIVEEPESFLHPSAQSEFGQMLNELASELDLQIVVTTHSPYMLNQSDPSANYLLERKMFRNVPKETVIIPTDGDRWMLPFADNLGIVPKEFGDWSNLFGTHAPKVVLVEGDIDRAYFEHIRSKYPNIYQIPVDVQVVDYGGKDALKNTSILQFMINRFSRVYITYDLDAELDVKKALERIGLEQDRDFSAIGIAGAGTDCIEGLLPASVKQKVFADNFEIVVALGSQDSNARRNAKATLKKKYLEEFTSQDIPDSDLSEFKKVFAKIARAFI, encoded by the coding sequence GTGAAGATCGTAGCAGTACGCGCACAAGCATATCGCACGCTCGAGGACTTCAAGATTGAATTTCGCCCAAATTATTGCGCCCTGTCAGGTCGAAACAATGCAGGAAAATCCACAATAATATCAATTATCCAGCATTTCCTTGATAATAGTGAAGAGTATAGGTATTTTTATAGACGAAATGAAGTCTCTTTTTCATCAGACGTGACGCAATGGCAAGATGTAGATAGTATGTCGATTGAGATAGATGTTGACCTAAATAGGTATGATGATTCAGAACTTTACTTTTTCGTCGATAAATTTAGCCCAGTTAAGATCATAGCGGACGATATCGTCGTATCACTAAAGCAAACATTTGAGAAGGGCGGTGCCGAAATCCTGGATTGCTCAATAGACGGGCACAGGCTTGATACCCAAACGGCAAGGGAAATCCAAAAGAAGTTCAAGGCATCCGCCAATCTAATTGTTCATAACTCGACGCACGATTATCGATCAGTCTATTATGGAGGCAGCGGATACGCAGAAGTTCTTGAGACTCAATTTTCGGCCGATGACAGGAAGCGTATTTCGGAAGCGCAAACTCGGTTCCAGAATACGGTCAAAAGAGCCGCTAAGCAGCATAAGGAAGATCTAGACAAGCTTCTTGGTCGACTGAGTGACAAATTTCAAGTCGAGTTGACATCTCTCAGTAGTGGTCAAGCTTCCAAATACCCTCTGGCGATAAAGTTGACGGACAAACGAGTTGACATCTCCCTTAGAGATTGGGGCGCAGGCACCCAGAACCGTACCCGAATATTGATTTCGGTTCTGGAAGCAATGAGGATGCGATCAGTCGAAAGCGCTGAGAACCGTTTAACGCCAGTCTTCATTGTAGAAGAGCCTGAAAGTTTTTTGCATCCATCAGCTCAGTCTGAATTTGGCCAAATGCTCAATGAGTTGGCTTCGGAATTGGATTTGCAGATAGTGGTGACCACGCACAGCCCATACATGCTGAATCAAAGCGATCCATCTGCCAACTATCTGTTGGAACGTAAGATGTTTCGGAATGTGCCTAAAGAGACAGTGATCATACCCACCGACGGTGACAGATGGATGTTGCCATTCGCCGATAACCTAGGCATTGTTCCCAAAGAGTTTGGCGATTGGAGCAATCTATTTGGGACCCATGCTCCTAAGGTAGTCCTCGTTGAGGGAGATATCGACAGAGCCTATTTTGAGCACATCAGGTCAAAATACCCGAACATCTATCAGATTCCAGTTGATGTTCAGGTTGTGGATTATGGTGGTAAGGACGCACTTAAGAACACTTCTATTCTTCAGTTCATGATAAATCGCTTCTCGCGTGTCTACATCACATATGATCTTGACGCCGAGCTTGATGTCAAGAAAGCTCTTGAGAGAATAGGGCTTGAACAGGACAGGGATTTTTCGGCAATTGGCATTGCGGGAGCGGGGACTGACTGCATAGAAGGACTTTTACCAGCATCCGTGAAGCAAAAAGTTTTTGCCGACAATTTTGAGATTGTGGTCGCGTTAGGATCCCAAGATTCAAACGCACGCCGAAATGCAAAGGCTACATTGAAGAAGAAGTATCTCGAGGAATTTACTTCGCAAGATATTCCCGATTCAGATCTTTCGGAATTCAAAAAGGTATTTGCCAAGATCGCGCGTGCCTTCATATAA
- a CDS encoding CHRD domain-containing protein: MKTGMGLALAGALAALAGLGAAGAAGGAAAQDRGQFAYVGTSLFGEYESGHKGAGEDASADFSAEIDLKAGRMCYLLEGEGLDEVIAAHIHEGGKDQNGPPVVTLEMVGPKGDDVCVAVDKELLDRIAKRPERYYVNIHTKAFPEGAVRGQLGE; this comes from the coding sequence ATGAAAACGGGGATGGGATTGGCGCTGGCAGGGGCTCTGGCGGCGTTGGCGGGGCTGGGCGCGGCGGGCGCGGCGGGCGGTGCGGCGGCGCAGGACCGCGGGCAGTTCGCCTATGTCGGGACGAGCCTGTTCGGCGAGTACGAAAGCGGGCACAAGGGCGCGGGCGAGGATGCCAGCGCGGACTTTTCCGCCGAGATCGACCTGAAGGCGGGGCGGATGTGTTATCTGCTCGAAGGCGAGGGGCTGGACGAGGTCATTGCGGCGCATATCCACGAAGGCGGCAAGGACCAGAACGGGCCGCCGGTGGTGACGCTGGAGATGGTCGGCCCCAAGGGTGACGATGTCTGCGTGGCGGTGGACAAGGAACTGCTCGACCGGATCGCGAAGCGGCCCGAACGCTATTACGTCAATATCCACACCAAGGCCTTCCCCGAAGGCGCGGTGCGGGGGCAGCTGGGGGAGTAG
- a CDS encoding cytochrome P460 family protein: MRRTPHQLLMATALTFALSACAKPAEQAAEQLASDAITDATFGCIRDMTAVDRFFVANLDGDLEGTIAVARSETGGTFPVGSVVQLVPGEAMVKRAPGFSKETNDWEFFELDVGPAGSAIRKRGHADVVNRFGGNCLECHQKAAPEFDMICSTDHGCDPIPINDAMIRALQKTDPRCGIAEELSAEEQEGLAQLMALSGA; encoded by the coding sequence ATGCGCCGCACACCACACCAGCTTCTGATGGCCACCGCGCTGACATTCGCGCTCAGCGCTTGCGCCAAGCCGGCCGAACAAGCCGCCGAGCAGCTCGCCAGCGACGCCATCACCGATGCCACCTTCGGCTGCATCCGCGACATGACCGCGGTCGATCGCTTCTTCGTCGCCAATCTCGACGGCGACCTCGAGGGCACCATCGCCGTCGCCAGGTCCGAAACCGGCGGCACCTTCCCGGTCGGCTCCGTGGTCCAGCTCGTCCCCGGCGAAGCGATGGTCAAGCGCGCGCCCGGCTTCAGCAAGGAAACCAACGACTGGGAATTCTTCGAGCTCGACGTCGGCCCCGCCGGCAGCGCGATCCGCAAGCGCGGCCACGCCGACGTGGTCAACCGCTTCGGCGGAAATTGCCTCGAGTGCCACCAGAAGGCCGCACCCGAATTCGACATGATCTGCAGCACCGACCATGGCTGCGACCCGATCCCGATCAATGACGCGATGATCCGCGCCCTGCAGAAAACCGATCCGCGCTGCGGCATTGCCGAGGAACTCTCCGCCGAGGAGCAGGAAGGCCTGGCGCAGCTGATGGCGCTATCCGGCGCCTGA
- a CDS encoding septal ring lytic transglycosylase RlpA family protein: protein MGRERSRQGHRPLLAMAALALLAGSVQARDTGTPGPADFDTSFAPLAVDPAPHDHPPSAVDLTAIEPPIEQPASSVSETLGTGRASFYGKRFHGRRTASGEAFDMHAMTAAHRTLPFGSMVRITNRANGRSVVVRINDRGPFHGNRVIDVSRAAATELGLIGAGSGEVTLELLSG, encoded by the coding sequence ATGGGACGGGAGCGTTCTCGACAAGGGCATCGCCCATTGCTTGCCATGGCCGCGCTCGCGCTGCTCGCTGGCAGCGTGCAGGCACGGGATACCGGCACGCCAGGCCCGGCCGATTTTGACACATCATTCGCGCCGCTGGCGGTCGATCCGGCACCGCACGATCATCCGCCGAGCGCGGTCGATCTCACAGCAATCGAGCCGCCGATCGAGCAACCCGCCAGCTCCGTCAGCGAAACCCTCGGCACCGGCCGCGCTTCGTTTTACGGCAAGCGGTTCCACGGCCGCCGCACCGCCAGCGGCGAAGCGTTCGACATGCACGCGATGACCGCCGCCCATCGCACCCTGCCCTTCGGCAGCATGGTCCGGATCACCAACCGCGCCAATGGCCGCAGCGTCGTCGTCCGCATCAATGACCGCGGCCCCTTCCATGGAAACCGGGTGATCGACGTCAGCCGGGCCGCCGCAACCGAGCTTGGCCTGATCGGCGCCGGCAGCGGCGAAGTGACGCTGGAGCTGCTGTCCGGCTAA
- a CDS encoding acyltransferase: MWNKARELAELAPPERNRWVDFLRALSIMAVVIGHWLVAAPYIDADGAVQGGHLLGILPWSQWLTWGFQVMPIFFLVGGYSNGVSWSAQLRKRQPGQTGLYRDWFASRVQRLITPVFPVLLLWAGLAFAMTLAGMDRANVKLATQLALVPVWFLAVYLLVTALTPLSLRAWQRFRWGSIAVLVAAAVAIDWLTLAQGVPYVNFANFLFVWVGIHQLGYAWNDGAFASVVRALAWFAAALAALIGLTVFGPYPIAMIGVPGAEITNSMPPTIALLALGVMQAGLVLALEPWGRRMLQNLGVWTATVLMNGMIMTVYLWHLTAFVLVMVFAWLMGGVGLHVFPGTAEWWWTRPIWFALYIAALLPMIALFARHERMFGPIRGGRTVPRLRVALGVLAICVGLAMTAAISIASPEGLTGVRFWVVALPFVGAALLGFGPVYGWFRRDRQASGGSVG, encoded by the coding sequence ATGTGGAACAAGGCGCGCGAACTGGCAGAGCTGGCGCCGCCAGAGCGAAACCGCTGGGTCGATTTCCTGCGCGCGCTCTCAATCATGGCAGTGGTGATCGGACACTGGCTGGTCGCGGCCCCCTATATCGACGCTGACGGCGCAGTGCAGGGCGGTCACCTGCTTGGCATCCTGCCATGGAGCCAGTGGCTGACCTGGGGCTTCCAGGTGATGCCGATCTTCTTCCTCGTCGGCGGCTATTCCAATGGCGTCAGCTGGAGTGCGCAATTGCGCAAACGGCAACCCGGGCAGACCGGACTCTATCGCGACTGGTTCGCCAGCCGGGTCCAGCGGCTGATCACGCCGGTCTTTCCGGTGCTGTTGCTTTGGGCGGGCCTTGCATTCGCCATGACACTGGCCGGGATGGACCGGGCCAATGTGAAGCTTGCTACCCAGCTGGCATTGGTGCCGGTGTGGTTCCTGGCGGTGTACCTGCTGGTAACCGCGCTGACGCCGTTGAGCCTGCGCGCCTGGCAAAGGTTTCGCTGGGGCAGCATCGCTGTTCTGGTGGCGGCTGCCGTTGCGATCGACTGGCTCACCCTGGCGCAGGGCGTGCCCTATGTGAACTTCGCCAATTTCCTGTTCGTGTGGGTGGGTATCCACCAGCTTGGCTATGCGTGGAACGATGGCGCATTTGCCAGCGTGGTGAGGGCGCTGGCGTGGTTTGCGGCCGCGCTGGCGGCGCTGATCGGCCTGACAGTATTCGGACCCTATCCGATCGCGATGATTGGCGTTCCCGGGGCAGAGATAACCAATTCAATGCCGCCCACGATCGCGCTGCTGGCGTTGGGCGTGATGCAGGCCGGGCTGGTACTGGCACTCGAACCATGGGGGCGCCGGATGCTTCAAAACCTTGGCGTCTGGACGGCCACCGTGCTGATGAATGGCATGATCATGACCGTCTATCTGTGGCACCTGACCGCGTTTGTGCTGGTGATGGTATTTGCCTGGCTGATGGGCGGTGTCGGCTTGCACGTCTTTCCGGGAACGGCCGAATGGTGGTGGACGCGCCCGATCTGGTTTGCACTCTACATCGCAGCGCTCTTGCCGATGATCGCGCTGTTTGCCCGGCACGAGCGCATGTTCGGCCCGATCCGGGGAGGGCGCACCGTGCCCAGACTGCGTGTGGCGCTGGGCGTGCTGGCGATCTGCGTTGGCCTCGCCATGACCGCAGCGATCAGCATTGCCAGCCCGGAAGGGCTGACCGGCGTAAGGTTTTGGGTTGTGGCGCTTCCCTTTGTCGGCGCGGCGCTGCTGGGCTTCGGTCCGGTATATGGCTGGTTCAGGCGTGACCGGCAGGCGTCAGGCGGATCGGTCGGCTAA
- a CDS encoding cyclopropane-fatty-acyl-phospholipid synthase family protein, with protein MWLLDKFLKKAIKHGQLIVTDHDGREYVYGTEPGSYPPEVGGRPGPVHIRLTHPKAAAHIARYPQLGAGEAFMWGWLVVEAPHDIRDMILFVTMNAKRLGDETLKAQGPLRKLAHKAIAAIDGINLRGSARKNAEHTYNLTRELYERFLDEDRQYTMAYYREDDPASTSLEQAQMDKKAHLAAKMYLKPGMKVLDIGCGWGGFALYLHKMYGVEVTGVALAPDQIAFCKERAEAEGVADKVQFHLMDYRDVTGEFDRISSVGLLEHVGTIHYPQFFEHTHRLLKPGGVMISHCCGRSGPPGFTDAWTRKYIFPGGYIPALSELVSESEKAGWQVMDVEAMRFHYSYTLEEWYNRTVMHRQEITEMYDEQFYRMWLFYLAGAEQSFRNGMMVNWQIQYVKDRAAIPMTREYIAEESARLRAMAEVPAWRFDPELREAAE; from the coding sequence ATGTGGTTGCTGGACAAATTCCTGAAGAAGGCGATCAAGCACGGGCAGCTGATCGTGACCGATCATGACGGCAGGGAATATGTCTACGGTACCGAACCGGGCAGCTATCCCCCCGAAGTGGGCGGCAGGCCCGGCCCCGTCCACATCCGGCTGACGCACCCAAAGGCTGCCGCGCATATCGCCCGCTATCCGCAGCTGGGCGCGGGCGAGGCGTTCATGTGGGGCTGGCTGGTGGTCGAGGCGCCGCATGACATCCGCGACATGATCCTGTTCGTCACCATGAACGCAAAGCGGCTGGGCGACGAAACGCTGAAAGCTCAGGGTCCACTGCGCAAGCTGGCGCACAAGGCGATCGCGGCCATCGACGGCATCAATCTGCGCGGATCGGCCCGCAAGAATGCCGAGCACACCTATAACCTCACCCGCGAACTCTACGAGCGTTTCCTGGACGAGGATCGCCAGTACACCATGGCCTATTACCGCGAGGACGATCCGGCATCGACCTCGCTCGAGCAGGCGCAGATGGACAAGAAGGCGCATCTCGCCGCCAAGATGTATCTGAAGCCGGGCATGAAAGTGCTGGACATTGGCTGCGGCTGGGGCGGTTTCGCGCTCTACCTGCACAAGATGTACGGCGTGGAAGTAACCGGCGTAGCGCTCGCGCCTGACCAGATCGCCTTCTGCAAGGAACGGGCCGAGGCCGAAGGCGTGGCAGACAAGGTGCAGTTCCACCTGATGGACTATCGCGACGTCACCGGCGAGTTCGACCGGATATCCTCCGTCGGGCTGCTCGAACATGTCGGCACGATCCACTACCCGCAATTCTTCGAGCACACGCACCGCCTGCTCAAGCCCGGCGGCGTGATGATCAGCCACTGCTGCGGCCGTTCGGGCCCGCCCGGATTCACCGATGCCTGGACCCGCAAATACATCTTCCCCGGCGGCTATATCCCCGCGCTGTCCGAACTCGTGAGCGAAAGCGAAAAGGCCGGCTGGCAGGTGATGGACGTCGAGGCGATGCGATTCCATTACAGCTATACGCTGGAAGAGTGGTACAATCGCACTGTGATGCACCGCCAGGAGATCACAGAGATGTATGACGAGCAGTTCTACCGCATGTGGCTGTTCTATCTCGCCGGGGCGGAACAGAGCTTTCGCAATGGCATGATGGTGAACTGGCAGATCCAGTATGTGAAGGATCGCGCGGCGATCCCGATGACGCGCGAATACATCGCCGAGGAATCCGCCCGGTTGCGTGCTATGGCGGAAGTGCCTGCATGGCGCTTCGATCCGGAGCTGAGGGAAGCGGCGGAATGA
- a CDS encoding DUF1801 domain-containing protein — translation MAEAKTQVTGADPADFIEAVEPEWKREEARVIDALFRKVTGETPKMWGPAIIGYGEYSTTYASGRDVTWMRAGFSPRKAKHSLYLMGGYCDEIAARRRDELLLRLGKYSTGKSCLYINKLADIDLEVLEQMIAADWEAMARRFPQ, via the coding sequence ATGGCTGAAGCGAAAACCCAGGTCACGGGAGCTGATCCGGCGGATTTCATCGAAGCAGTCGAGCCGGAGTGGAAACGCGAGGAAGCGCGGGTCATCGACGCGCTTTTTCGCAAAGTCACGGGCGAGACGCCCAAGATGTGGGGCCCGGCGATCATCGGCTATGGCGAGTACAGCACCACATACGCCAGCGGACGCGATGTGACCTGGATGCGCGCCGGGTTCAGCCCGCGCAAGGCCAAGCATTCGCTTTACCTGATGGGCGGCTATTGCGACGAGATTGCGGCCCGACGCCGGGACGAGCTGCTGCTGAGACTGGGCAAGTATTCGACCGGCAAGAGCTGCCTCTACATCAACAAGCTGGCCGATATCGATCTGGAGGTGCTGGAGCAGATGATCGCCGCCGACTGGGAGGCGATGGCGCGCCGGTTTCCGCAATAG
- the lptB gene encoding LPS export ABC transporter ATP-binding protein, producing MNDRAPDKTVVQASGAARLEAIELRKNFGKRPVLDGVSLTIEQGEVVGLFGPDGAGKTTTFYCLLGLLRPDMGRVTLDGQDVSRLPFYRRAVLGLAYLPEQPSIFRGLTVEQNIRSMLEVVEPVRELREERLEDLLDALDLVRLRDAAATSLSGGERRRCEVARALALDPKIILLDEPFAGIDPLTIASIKEMIGEMRSRNIGILLTDQNVPEMLGVIERAYVMDGGRIIFSGTPEEMLREPLVIDHYLGQGHRS from the coding sequence GTGAACGATCGTGCGCCCGACAAGACTGTTGTTCAAGCCAGCGGCGCGGCGCGACTTGAGGCGATCGAGTTGCGCAAGAATTTCGGCAAACGCCCGGTTCTCGATGGCGTATCCCTGACGATTGAGCAGGGCGAGGTGGTTGGCCTGTTCGGACCGGACGGTGCGGGCAAGACCACGACCTTCTATTGCCTACTTGGCCTGTTGCGCCCCGATATGGGCCGCGTCACGCTTGATGGGCAGGACGTGTCGCGCCTGCCCTTCTACCGCCGCGCCGTGCTGGGTCTTGCCTATCTGCCCGAGCAGCCGTCGATATTTCGCGGACTGACGGTGGAGCAGAACATCCGGTCCATGCTCGAAGTGGTCGAGCCGGTGCGCGAACTTCGCGAAGAACGGCTGGAGGATTTGCTCGACGCGCTCGACCTGGTGCGCTTGCGTGACGCCGCGGCGACGTCGCTCTCGGGTGGCGAGCGGCGGCGCTGCGAAGTGGCCCGCGCCCTGGCGCTCGATCCCAAGATCATCCTGCTTGACGAACCCTTTGCCGGGATCGACCCGCTTACCATCGCCAGCATCAAGGAAATGATCGGCGAAATGCGCAGCCGCAATATCGGCATATTGCTGACCGACCAGAATGTGCCGGAAATGCTGGGCGTGATCGAGCGCGCCTATGTCATGGACGGGGGGCGGATAATCTTTTCAGGCACGCCGGAGGAAATGCTGCGCGAACCGCTGGTGATCGATCATTACCTGGGGCAGGGGCATCGCAGCTAA